The following nucleotide sequence is from Candidatus Rhabdochlamydia sp. T3358.
CTTTTGCAGCCTCCTCACAAAGTAAAACCATTCGGCTATGTGATATTAATGTGACATGATTCCCTTCTCTAACAATGTGTGCTTTTCCAATCGGCACTAAGTACTCTTCTGTGGGGATTTCCATTTTATCCCCATAGGAAAGCTCGTTTTCTAAGAAGAGCACGGGATTGTTCTGACGAATGGCTGATTTCAAAAGACCTTTTGCATCATAAGGATTGCTAGGAGCAATGACAATCAATCCAGGAAAATTAGCATATAGAGCCTCTACACAATGCGAATGCTGTGAAGAAACCTGTGCTGCTGCTCCATTGGGGCCACGAAAAACAATCGGCACAGAAAATCTACTGCCTGACATATAATACATTTTGATGGCATTAGATATGATTTGATCAAAAGCTACAAAAGAGAAATTAAAGCTCATAAACTCAACCACAGGTTTTAATCCTGTCATGGCAGATCCGATAGCAAGCCCAGAAAAGCCAAGCTCTGCAATAGGAGTATCTATCACTCGGTCAGGGCCCCATTTTTCTAACATCCCTTTAGTCACTTTATAAGCCCCGTTATATTCTGCTACTTCCTCCCCTATAATAAAAACACGTGGGTCTCTCTGCATCTCTTCATCAAGAGCTTGCCGCAACGCTTCTCTCATTTCCGTTAGTTGAGTGCTCATGTGTTACTCTCTTCTAATGGAGCAAATACATCTTGCTCTAGTGTTGCTGGATCGGGCCAAGGACTTTGATCCGCATATTTTAAAGCATCTATTGCTATTTCTTTCTGTTTTTGATTAAGAGCTTGATATTCGCTCTCTGTGATCATGTTTGCTTTTTGCATAACTTGCATTAACAACAAGATAGGATCTTTTTGCATATTATTTTTTAATTCATCTTTACTGCGATACAAAGCAGGATCTGAAATGGAATGCCCTTTAAATCTTTCCGTAATCACCTCAATTAAAACAGGACGAGATGTTTTTTTGACCTCTTCAAATGCTGCAGAAAAACCTGCATAGCAGTTAAAAAAATCCATGCCATCTAAAGTATACCCTTTCATGTTAAAACTCGGTGCCTTTGTCTCTGCAATCGGTTCTAAACAAAGAGCTCGTGCTACATGGGTTCCCATACCCCAATGATTATTTTCAATCACATATATACAAGGAAGATCCCACAAAGAGGCTAAGTTCAGTGATTCATGAAAAGAGCCCTGAGCTACTGCTCCCTCTCCCAAAAAACACACAGAAACTTGCTTGGACTCTTTTAAAGCATTTTTTTGTTTATATTTAATGCTAAAAGCAGCACCCGTTGAAATAGGGATTTGTCCTCCTACAATTCCAAATCCCCCTAAAAGCTGCTCTGTAAAAAAATGCATTGAACCACCACGCCCCTTTGCATTACCATTACTACGACCTAATAACTCTGCCATTAGTTCGTTGGGCGTAGCCCCTAATAATAGGGCCAAGGCATGACAACGATAAGAAGTGGCCCACCACTGATCTTTCCCCATGGCAAAAATAGCAGCTGTTTGAACGGCTTCTTGACCAATATAAGAATGAAAGAAGCCACCAATTTTACCTTGCAGGTAAGCTCCTTCAGCTCGTGTTTCAAAATTGCGTATCAATAGCATTTGCTCGAGTACAAAAAGAAGTTTGTCCTTACCAATTAAGGCAATCTCTTTTTCTAAATTACTTGGAAAAAAATTGTACGTAATTACAGTTTGCTTTTTCATAGTCGATTTTTTTTTCATTAAAACTTAAACTAGCGCAATTAAAATAAATAAATCAATCACATTGAAGGAAAAGGAGGGAAACCACCTTTATTTGGTACAATAGTGGGGTTGTTTGTTACTGGCACTGTACGCAAATCCTCATCGCCACGTATTTGGTAACAACCAGAAAGCCAAATGATCCCAAAAATTACACTTAATAAGCGCATAATGATAACTCCTAATTTATTGACAATCAGGATACTATATATGATAAAAATTGAAAAGCTAAGAATCTAGCCCTTCTTCTTTTTATGATAAAATGATAGATCAATTTAATTTTGTAATCTATAATCCGTTAAAAACAGAGGGTTTATGAAAAAATTACGACCTATTTACTATGACACAGAAACAACTGGAGTAAAATCTGCTAAAGATCGAATCATTGAAATTGCAGCTTATGACCCCCTAGAAGATCGCTCCTTTGTAGAGTTAATCAACCCAGAATGCCCTATTCCAAAGGAAGCCAGTGCTATCCATCATATTACCGATGAAATGGTAAAAGATGCTCCTAGTTTTAAAATAATTGCAGAAAAATTCATGCAATTTTGCCCTGATAATACCGTATTAATTGCTCATAATAATGATGCCTTTGATCAATTGTTTTTAGAAGCGGAATTTAGACGAGCAGAAGTTCCCCTTCCTTTTTTTCAATATATCGACACCCTTAAATGGTCACGTAAGTATCGCAATGATCTCCCTAGACATTCTCTACAGTTTTTAAGAGAAACCTATGGTTTTTCTGCTAATCAAGCACATAGAGCTCTTGATGATGTGACTATACTCCATCAAGTTTTTAGCGTTATGATTGATGATTTACCGATTCAAACGGTATTGCAACTTCTTTCTAAACCTCAAGTTGTATCTCGCATGCCATTTGGCAAACATCAAGGAAAGCCTCTAGAAGAGGTTCCACGTAATTATGTCACATGGCTGGCATCTAGCGGAGCTTTTGATAAATCGGAAAATAAGGAATTAAAGCAAAGTTTTGAAAAATTAGGAGTTTTAACTTTTACAAGCACTTAATTTATTTTCCTCTTAAGTAAAACATTCTTTAAAAAAATCTATAAAATATGTAAAAAACAAACTATAGATTTTAAAGTAAATTTTGAGAGGAAACATGAAGTATATTTATGAGTTAATAGGAACTTTTTTCTTAGTTCTTACTGTTGGTTTGACAGTACTTAACCCAGGCAGCGCTGGGCTTTTAGCTCCCTTAGCTATTGGTTCTGTTCTTGCTGTTATGGTTTTTGCTGGTGCCCATGTATCAGGCGGTCATTATAACCCAGCCATCTCTTTATCTGTATATGTACGCGGAAAACTATCAGTAAAAGATTTAGGCGCCTATTGGTTAGTACAAATCATCGGAGCTGTCATAGCTGCATGGATTGTTATGTATTTAAAAGGCACTTCTCAAGCATTTCCTATACACTTTGATGTATGGAAGGCTTTTTTAGCAGAATTCATTTTCACCTTTGCACTTTGCTATGTTGTCTTAAATACCGCTTATTCAAAAGCAACAAAGGGCAATTCCTATTATGGCTTTGCTATTGGCTTTACAGTTCTTGCAGGAGCTTATGCTGTTGGACCGATCTCAGGTGGTGCATTTAACCCTGCTGTTGCTCTAGGGATCACCATGTTAGACATGAGTTTCTGGGCAAATTTTTGGGTGTTTTTATTCGCTAATCTAATTGGTGGAATATGCGCTGCTCTTGTATTTAAAGCAGCACACTCTGAAAAGTAAGAAGTTTATTTTCTGAAGTTCTTTTTAGATAGGCTTAAAGCAATAATATGCTTTAAGCCCGTTTTTTTACAAAATAGCTAGTTTTGACTATTCAATACACCTGCCTTGAGAGCCAGTACACCTACAAGATAAAGATCCTCTTGCAACTCGGCGGGCTGCATCGCAACCTTGCACATAATAAGGTAGAGTTCCTTGATTTTTTAGACAGTTAAGACATCGTTCACTGCATTTTGAGCAGCGATAGGTTACTGATACCATCTTAGTTCTGCAATCTGGAGTCTGAGGAGAACAGCTTGATGAATGAAAGTTGCTACTAGTTACAGTTGTAATTGTCATATTTTTTTCTCACTTCATTATAAAAATTATTGTTCGATAGATATTCCCTTGAATTTTCCCCATTCATATTCATAGGGTGTTTTTATCTCTGTTAAGAGAAAAATTTCTAGCCTGGAACTGTAATCTTTATAGGATTTTTACTCAAAATAAAATTTTAATTTATGCGCGGGAAAATTAAGATAGCGATTCTTCTGGAGTTTTTTCTAGGTTATAATGAACCTCCCACATTCTTCGGAACTCAGGACAATTCTCTAATAACTGCTCTTTGGTTCCTTCAGCAATTTTAGCTCCTTGGGAGAGATAAATAATCTTATCTGCATGCTCAATCGTAGAAAGGCGGTGTGCAATGATAATCTGAGTAATCTCCCCTTTTAAGCTGATAATCGCATCTTTAATGTGCATTTCGCTAATGGAATCGAGCGAAGATGTTGCTTCATCTAAAATGAGAATAGGTGCTTTTTTAACAAGAGCTCTTGCAATAGCTAGGCGCTGTTGTTGCCCTCCAGAGAGATTTTGCCCTGATTCTGCAAGCATTGCCTGATATTGATTAGGCAAGCGCACTATAAACTCTTCAGCATGCGCTTTTTTAGCTGCTTCTTCGATTTCTTGGCTAGTAAAGGGGCGTCCAAAAGCAATATTAGCACTAATTGTATCACAAAATAAAAAGGGCTTTTGAGAAACAAAAGCAATATGTTCACGCAAGGATTTTTGCGTATAGGTTTTTAAAGGCTTTCCATCAATACGGACCTCTCCTTGCTGAATATCGTAAAGACGAGGCATTAATTGTACAATCGTTGATTTACCAGCTCCTGTAGGGCCAATAATAGCCACTGTTTCTCCCTTGCGGACAGTAAAGGAGAGGTCTTTTAAGATCCAATCTCCTTGATAACGAAACCATACTTTATCGAATTCTATCGAATCAAAAAATCCTGTAAGTTCAGTTGCATCTGGATGGTCTTGAATATCGGGCTTAATATCTAAGACTTCAAACATTCTCTCAGCAGCTACAATCCCGCGCTGGATATTTCCATTTTCATCAGCAAACTTTTTAACAGGTTCATATACAAGTTGAAGCATACCACAGAACACGATCAACTGCGATAAACTCATTCCAATTGTATAAAGACCAAATAAAACAACACAAGCTAAACACAAGGTAGTAATTGCGTGTAAAATGGGACGAGTCAAAAGACCATATTTAGCTGTTTTACTTTCTAAAACAGCCATACGCTCATTTTGCTGCTTATATTTTTTCAAGGAAAACCCTTCCATAGAAAAAATCTTAATTGTCTGTATGCCAGCTAAAAATTCGATTAATATATTAGCAAAACTCTCTTGGTTTTTTTGCAGTTGGCGAGAAACCCTCTTAACTCTACGAGCTAAAAACACAATGGGAATAATAATTAAAGGCACTCCAAAAAAGATGACAAGAGATAAGCGCCAGGAAAGATAAAAGCACATGGACAAACAAGTAACAATGGTAAAGGGCGTTTGCAGGTAGTTAGTTAGCCAAGAATTAATGGAAGTAGCTATCTGCCCTGCATCACCAACGACTCGAGCAGAGAGACTGCCAATATTATGCTGTTGATAAAAACTCATCGGCAAGGACTGAATATGCTCAAAGTACTGCTGCCGTAAATCCCTACTGACGCGAATGGCAAGTAATTGTGTAGTATAACGACTTGCAAAAAGCCAAATTGCTTTAAAGATAGCAACAGCAACCAAGACTAGAATCAAAGCTTTAATGTTATGAGAAAGACTCAGTTTTTGTTTCACTTTAGCAAGCATCCAGCTTAATGGATTACCTTCGCTTTTTTGTGCAATAAAAGAAGTTGCTTGTTGTTTTGTGATACGCCCCGTATGATCTTTGTCAATCAGATCCCATTTCTCTTGCACGTGTTCTAAAGAGACTACATCTCGACTGTTTTCTTTAGAAAATAAAGTAAAAAAGTCTGCTCCATTATTTGATAATACGCCTAGAGCAAACATCTCCATTTGACTAGAAATTGTTAGGCAAAGCAGTGTAAAGAAAGTGATGATAAATAAATATAGATGACGACGGCTTCTTAAAGCAGCATGTAAAAGTAGTTTCATGGTAATTCCTTGAATCTAAGGATTACTCTTGAGGTAACCCCATATCTTCAACCAAGAACTTACCAATTTGTCGATATTTTTGATAGCGTTGTTCAATAAGAACATCCGGATCTATATGTGTTAGCCTATTATATTGCTCAAGAATATATCTTTTAACTTGAGCATAGATAAAAGATGGATCGTGATGAGCACCACCTAAAGGCTCTTCAATTTTGGCATCTACAATCTTGAATTTCAATAAATCTTCTACATGCATTCTTAAGGCTTTAGCTGCGGTTTCATTTTGATTGGTATCTTTCCAAAGAATAGAAGAACCTGCTTCTGGAGAAATTACGGAATAATAAGAATGCTCTAACATTCCTATTACATCGGCCACTCCAATTCCAAGAGCTCCACCAGAACACCCTTCTCCAATTAAAATAGCAATAATTGGAGTAGGAAGTCGGCTCATTTCAAAAAGATTCTGTGCAATCGCCCATCCTTGACCTCTTTCTTCTGCAGCAAGACCTGGATAAGCCCCTGGAGTATCGATTAAACATAAGATAGGCAAATGAAACTTAGCAGCAACACGCATACATCTTAAAGCTTTGCGATATCCTTCCGGATGAGGCATTCCAAAATTGCGGTGCAAACGACTTTCTGTATCATGGCCCTTTTCTTGTGCAATCACCATAAAATTTATACCGTCTATTTTCGCCAATCCACATATGATTGCAGGATCATCCCCAAATGTCCTATCTCCATGTAATTCAATAAATTTTTCCGTTAGACTGCGAATATAGTCATTTGCTTTAGGTCTTTTAGGATGACGACTGATGGTGACTCTTTCCCAAGGGGTTAATTGAGAGCATATATTTTTTTTTAATTTTTCTAGCTTTGCTTCTAAATTCTCTATTTCGTCCTTTGTCCACAAAGTACTATCTTTTTTATTCTGCTCTTTTAATTGAGAGATTGTCTTTTCGTATTCCACAATCTGCTTTTCATGGGCTAACATAATGTTTTCCTTTTTTTAACGCGAAGGTGCTGCTACTTCTACACCAGGCAGGATAGCTTCTTTAAAATCTTTAACAATTTCAATAAATGTTGGTTTGGTAGTCACTATTAAAAAAAGCTCCTCTATATCTTTTGAGGCTAATCGAATGCATCCATTGCTGCTATAGCCTCCAATACACGTCAAATCCTCTACAAGCTGCCCGCTAGGATCAGCGACCCAGGGAGAGCCTTGTAATCCATAGCCTTTAGCAGATTCCGAGGCTCTCTCTACTTCTTGCTCAAAAGGGATCCAATGAGTGCCAAATACTGTAATCATTTCTACTGTTTTATTCTGGTAAACCCCTTTGCTTTCTAATTGATAGGTAGCAATCCGCTTTCCCAGAAGATACTTACCCAGAGGCGTTAAACTGCCAGAGGGTTTACTTGTATCCAATTTGCCTAAACCAATGGAATATGTTTTTAATAATACCCTCTCATTAGTTCCTACATCAAAATAATAAAAACCCATTTTGCAAAGAGAAACATCTACAAGTAGATAAAATTCAACTTTTTTATCTCTACGAAATACATTAAAACGGTTTCCTTCTACTATCCTTCTTTGTGAAGAATACTCCCCTTTTGTACCTAGGCTACGTAGAATAAAAGAAGAAGAGGTTTGATAGTAGTCGGCGTAATCATTTAACCAAGCAGGCCTACCTGCTAACCAAGAAACAGAGCTGCTATAAGAAATCGTCTCGACAATCGGAAATTGAGAAGCTGGATTTTTAGAAAAGAGCTGATAAATCCGATCTATACAAGGTAAATCTCCATTGAGTGAAAGCGGCTTAGTACTTTTCACTTCTGTTTTTTGTTGCACAATCACAGGAGGAGCTGGTTTTTTCTCTATTTGGCCGCTTGTTTTTTTATCATGAGCTCTACTTTGTTTGATTAGAGCTGTAATTGCTATCATAGAAAACAAAGCAGTTGAACCAATCAGTAGAATTCTTCCAATAGCCAAATGTAGCCTCTCCTCATTTAAGGATTAGATGATAAGGGTTAAATTCATAATATATTTAATTTTAACAAAATATCGATTAATCCCAATCAAGATAGTAAAGATTATAAACTATTTCAGATTAAATTAGAATAAAATAATGAATAGAGAACACCCCGTTATATAGAGATAAAAAGTTGCATTTCAACTATTTAACAACAAGAAATGCAACTTGATTTGACTTAACTAATCGGCACATTTTTATATACAGATTGGTGTTCTGTGGCTGTGGTTAGTTTTCTTTTCTTTTCCATTAGCTTACGCATCTTCTTACCTGGGGTAAATTTTACTGCCAATCTAGCAGGAATGATAATAGGAACAGCTGCATTTTTAGGATTACGACCAATTTTCTGCTTCCGCTCTACTACTTCAAAAACCCCAAAATCGCGCAATTCCAGGCGATTTCCTTCAGAGAGATAATCCGTTGTTTTATCTAAAAATGATTGAATCACATTACGTACATCATTAGGGTGCAGTCCTCGATGCCTAGAAATCATCTGAATCAACTTTTTTTTAGTAATTGTTGCCATAAACCTTGCTCTCCTTGTTTCTAAATATAAGCATTTTCAAAATACTTCTTTTTCTTATCTCAAAAGAAAAGAGATATTTATCTATTTACATTCACTAGGCTCATTGTTGTATCGTCTTGATTTTCAATCAAGTTGTTTTTTATAAAAAAAAATCGACATCTCTTAACAAAGAGAGTGGAAAACGTAGTTTGTCTTTAAACTATTTTTTTAATAGAAACTAATATTTTTTTTCTTTTACCAGAGCCGAAGACTAAAAACTGATCTTCAATTGCCATCCCTGGTTCAATTAAAAAATGAATATCATGAACTTTTTGATTATTGAGATATGCGCCATTATTACTAATAAGCCTTGCTGCTTCACTTTTACTAGAAACAAGACCTATTTTTACAGAAATATCTATATATTTTTGACCCATTAACTCAGACTGTTCTAAATATTCAATGGGCATATCATTAGCTGAAATTTCTTTTAATACATCAAATTCTAAAATTGCTTTACCACCAGGAGCTAAGCACTGCGTAACCTTTTGAGCAATTTGTAGTCCTGCATTTCCATGAATCAGCTGAGTCATCTCTTCTGCTAAACGCTTTTGCGCTGTATTGGGAACATACTCTGAGCTTTTTATGGCTTGCTCGTATTCTGCAATCTCTTCTAACTCCATAAAAGTAAGCATGCGCATTAAACGAATAACTTCCGTATCTTGAATTCGATAGAAATACTGATAAAATTGATAAGCAGAACATTTATCTTTAGAAAGCCAAATAGTTCCCTGTTCTGTTTTACCAAATTTTCTGCCATCATTGCGAGTAAGCAAAGGAAAAGTATATCCAAATACCTGTGTGCTTATCTTTTTGCGTACAAAATCGATACCAGCTGTAATATTACCCCATTGATCGCTACCTCCTAACTGCACCAGCACATTATGATCAGTATACAAACGATAAAAATCATAAGCCTGCAGCAATTGATAGCTAAATTCGGTAAAACTTATCCCCTCTTCAGAAGAAAGGCGGGTTTTCACACTATCTTTAGCTAGCATAACCCCTAAGCGAAAATGCCTTCCTACGTCTTGCAGGAAATCAATGAATGGATATTCTTTAAGCCATTGATCATTATTGAGAATAAGGGGGCGTGTAGAAGAATCAGAAAAATCAAGCACTTGTTCAAAATGCTTAGTGATAGAACTCACATTAGTGGCAATTGTCTGAGTATCGAGTAAGGGACGTTCTACACTCTTGCCTGAAGGATCCCCAATTCGTGCAGTAGCCCCTCCTAAAATAACAACGGGAGTGTGGCCAAACTTTTGAAACCAGCGTAAAACGACAATACCGACTAAATTACCAATATGTAAGCTATCGGCTGTTGGATCAAATCCTAAATATACTTTGGTAGGCTTTTTAAGAAGATTTGCTAGCTCATCACTAGTGGTAGCTTCTAATAAACCGCGATTTTGCAAATGCTCTATAATCATGGAGATCTTGTAATGAAATATAAGCCTCTATGGTAAATTAAGAGGAATTTTTCATCAACTTTTGAATGTATTTAAGAATGATCTTTATTGTAGATCAC
It contains:
- a CDS encoding DUF3820 family protein: MKKLRPIYYDTETTGVKSAKDRIIEIAAYDPLEDRSFVELINPECPIPKEASAIHHITDEMVKDAPSFKIIAEKFMQFCPDNTVLIAHNNDAFDQLFLEAEFRRAEVPLPFFQYIDTLKWSRKYRNDLPRHSLQFLRETYGFSANQAHRALDDVTILHQVFSVMIDDLPIQTVLQLLSKPQVVSRMPFGKHQGKPLEEVPRNYVTWLASSGAFDKSENKELKQSFEKLGVLTFTST
- a CDS encoding pyruvate dehydrogenase complex E1 component subunit beta; the protein is MSTQLTEMREALRQALDEEMQRDPRVFIIGEEVAEYNGAYKVTKGMLEKWGPDRVIDTPIAELGFSGLAIGSAMTGLKPVVEFMSFNFSFVAFDQIISNAIKMYYMSGSRFSVPIVFRGPNGAAAQVSSQHSHCVEALYANFPGLIVIAPSNPYDAKGLLKSAIRQNNPVLFLENELSYGDKMEIPTEEYLVPIGKAHIVREGNHVTLISHSRMVLLCEEAAKEMQAQGIQVELIDLRTIKPLDIDTIANSVRKTHFCVLVEEGHIFGGISAEVGFQIIEHCFDDLDAPLIRVAQKETPMPYSKVLEKQTMPTKEQIIEAVQRVLA
- a CDS encoding acetyl-CoA carboxylase carboxyltransferase subunit alpha, which codes for MLAHEKQIVEYEKTISQLKEQNKKDSTLWTKDEIENLEAKLEKLKKNICSQLTPWERVTISRHPKRPKANDYIRSLTEKFIELHGDRTFGDDPAIICGLAKIDGINFMVIAQEKGHDTESRLHRNFGMPHPEGYRKALRCMRVAAKFHLPILCLIDTPGAYPGLAAEERGQGWAIAQNLFEMSRLPTPIIAILIGEGCSGGALGIGVADVIGMLEHSYYSVISPEAGSSILWKDTNQNETAAKALRMHVEDLLKFKIVDAKIEEPLGGAHHDPSFIYAQVKRYILEQYNRLTHIDPDVLIEQRYQKYRQIGKFLVEDMGLPQE
- the pdhA gene encoding pyruvate dehydrogenase (acetyl-transferring) E1 component subunit alpha, coding for MKKQTVITYNFFPSNLEKEIALIGKDKLLFVLEQMLLIRNFETRAEGAYLQGKIGGFFHSYIGQEAVQTAAIFAMGKDQWWATSYRCHALALLLGATPNELMAELLGRSNGNAKGRGGSMHFFTEQLLGGFGIVGGQIPISTGAAFSIKYKQKNALKESKQVSVCFLGEGAVAQGSFHESLNLASLWDLPCIYVIENNHWGMGTHVARALCLEPIAETKAPSFNMKGYTLDGMDFFNCYAGFSAAFEEVKKTSRPVLIEVITERFKGHSISDPALYRSKDELKNNMQKDPILLLMQVMQKANMITESEYQALNQKQKEIAIDALKYADQSPWPDPATLEQDVFAPLEESNT
- a CDS encoding aquaporin, yielding MKYIYELIGTFFLVLTVGLTVLNPGSAGLLAPLAIGSVLAVMVFAGAHVSGGHYNPAISLSVYVRGKLSVKDLGAYWLVQIIGAVIAAWIVMYLKGTSQAFPIHFDVWKAFLAEFIFTFALCYVVLNTAYSKATKGNSYYGFAIGFTVLAGAYAVGPISGGAFNPAVALGITMLDMSFWANFWVFLFANLIGGICAALVFKAAHSEK
- a CDS encoding L,D-transpeptidase, with the translated sequence MAIGRILLIGSTALFSMIAITALIKQSRAHDKKTSGQIEKKPAPPVIVQQKTEVKSTKPLSLNGDLPCIDRIYQLFSKNPASQFPIVETISYSSSVSWLAGRPAWLNDYADYYQTSSSFILRSLGTKGEYSSQRRIVEGNRFNVFRRDKKVEFYLLVDVSLCKMGFYYFDVGTNERVLLKTYSIGLGKLDTSKPSGSLTPLGKYLLGKRIATYQLESKGVYQNKTVEMITVFGTHWIPFEQEVERASESAKGYGLQGSPWVADPSGQLVEDLTCIGGYSSNGCIRLASKDIEELFLIVTTKPTFIEIVKDFKEAILPGVEVAAPSR
- the tyrS gene encoding tyrosine--tRNA ligase, which encodes MIIEHLQNRGLLEATTSDELANLLKKPTKVYLGFDPTADSLHIGNLVGIVVLRWFQKFGHTPVVILGGATARIGDPSGKSVERPLLDTQTIATNVSSITKHFEQVLDFSDSSTRPLILNNDQWLKEYPFIDFLQDVGRHFRLGVMLAKDSVKTRLSSEEGISFTEFSYQLLQAYDFYRLYTDHNVLVQLGGSDQWGNITAGIDFVRKKISTQVFGYTFPLLTRNDGRKFGKTEQGTIWLSKDKCSAYQFYQYFYRIQDTEVIRLMRMLTFMELEEIAEYEQAIKSSEYVPNTAQKRLAEEMTQLIHGNAGLQIAQKVTQCLAPGGKAILEFDVLKEISANDMPIEYLEQSELMGQKYIDISVKIGLVSSKSEAARLISNNGAYLNNQKVHDIHFLIEPGMAIEDQFLVFGSGKRKKILVSIKKIV
- a CDS encoding HU family DNA-binding protein, with the translated sequence MATITKKKLIQMISRHRGLHPNDVRNVIQSFLDKTTDYLSEGNRLELRDFGVFEVVERKQKIGRNPKNAAVPIIIPARLAVKFTPGKKMRKLMEKKRKLTTATEHQSVYKNVPIS
- a CDS encoding ABC transporter ATP-binding protein, whose amino-acid sequence is MKLLLHAALRSRRHLYLFIITFFTLLCLTISSQMEMFALGVLSNNGADFFTLFSKENSRDVVSLEHVQEKWDLIDKDHTGRITKQQATSFIAQKSEGNPLSWMLAKVKQKLSLSHNIKALILVLVAVAIFKAIWLFASRYTTQLLAIRVSRDLRQQYFEHIQSLPMSFYQQHNIGSLSARVVGDAGQIATSINSWLTNYLQTPFTIVTCLSMCFYLSWRLSLVIFFGVPLIIIPIVFLARRVKRVSRQLQKNQESFANILIEFLAGIQTIKIFSMEGFSLKKYKQQNERMAVLESKTAKYGLLTRPILHAITTLCLACVVLFGLYTIGMSLSQLIVFCGMLQLVYEPVKKFADENGNIQRGIVAAERMFEVLDIKPDIQDHPDATELTGFFDSIEFDKVWFRYQGDWILKDLSFTVRKGETVAIIGPTGAGKSTIVQLMPRLYDIQQGEVRIDGKPLKTYTQKSLREHIAFVSQKPFLFCDTISANIAFGRPFTSQEIEEAAKKAHAEEFIVRLPNQYQAMLAESGQNLSGGQQQRLAIARALVKKAPILILDEATSSLDSISEMHIKDAIISLKGEITQIIIAHRLSTIEHADKIIYLSQGAKIAEGTKEQLLENCPEFRRMWEVHYNLEKTPEESLS